GCCGAGTACCTGGACATCGCCGACCAGGCGCTGGAGCTCGGCTACCCGGCCGTCAAGCTGCACGCCTGGGGCGACGCGCGACGCGACGCCAAACTGTCCGTGGCACTGCGCGAGCATGTCGGCGACGACGTCCCGCTGATGTTCGACGGCTCCGCGGGCTTCGACCTGCCCGACGCCGTCCATCTCGGCCACGCCCTGTCCGACGCCGGATACCTCTGGTACGAGGAGCCGATGCGCGAGTTCAGCGTCACCGCCTACCGGCGCCTGGCGGACGCGGTGCGGGTGCCCCTGCTGGTCGCCGAAACCTCCGACGGGGCGCACATGAACTCCGCCGACTTCATCCAGGCGGGCGCCGCCACCTTCGGGGTCCGCGCCTCCACCCAACTGCGGGGCGGCTTCACCGGCGCCATGCGCACGGCCCACCTCGCCGACGCGTTCCGGCTGCGCGCCGAGGTGCACGGACCCGAGATCCCCAACCGGCACCTGTGCATGGCCATCTCCAACACCACGTACTACGAGTCCCTGGTGATGGGGAACCCCATCAGCCGGGAGAGCGGCATCGACGCCGACGGCATCGTCCACGCGCCCACCGGCCCCGGCGTCGCACTGCCCGCCGGCCTCGACTACCCGGCCGTCCTGCGGCCTTTCGTCGACGCGGAGACGGCCACCCCGCCCAAGGCATGACCACCGGTCCCGCCTGCCCACGTCCTTCATCCCGCACGATCATCCCGCGTCCAGCGCAAACGAGGTCAGCCATGAACAACGGTGTTCGGTATTCCTCTCGTCCACGTGTCACAGGCGCCGTCGCCGCTCTCGGTGTCATGTGTCTGCTCTCGCTGGCCGGGTGTGCCAGCGCGGATCCCACTCCCGCGGCGAGCGGGCCCGCCGGGAAGTTCTCCCCCGCGCCCCAGAAGACGGGCAGCGAGATCACGGTCTGGGCGGACGCCACCCGCGTACCGGGCGTGGAAGCCTACCAGAAGGCGCACCCGGACGTGAAGCTGAAGATCGTCACGTACAGCGGCGACGCCAACGGGGCCAACGACCTCCAGACCAAGGTGCAGCTCTTCGACCGCACCGGCAGCGGCTGGCCCGACGTCGCCTTCACCGCGAACGTCAACGACGGCACCTGGGCCTCCCAGGGCAGGACGCCCTACGCAGCCCCCGTCAGCCAGGACATCATCCCGAAGACCACCCTCGACGGCTTCGCCGACGGCGCCCTGGACCCGTGCGTCTTCAACGGCAGTACGTACTGCGTGCGCAACGACCTGGCCCAGAACGTCCTCTGGTACGACAAGAAGCTGATGGACTCCTTCGGGTACGCCGTCCCGACCACCTGGGAGGAGTACCAGGCCCTCGGGGAGAAGGTCGCCAAGGAACACCCGGGCTATCTCGTCGGCACCGCCGGTGACTCCTACGCCCCGGAGGTGTACTTCTGGGCGAGCCAGTGCCCCGCGAGCACGGTCTCCGGCGGCAAGAAGGTCACCGTGAACCTCGAAGACCCCAAGTGCACCCGGATGGCCAAGCTGCTGGACGGCCTGATCGCCAAGGGGTCGGTCTCCAAGGACACCGTGTTCAGCGCCGGCTTCGTGAAGAACCAGGCGAGCAAGGTGCTCATGCTGCCGGGCCCGTCCTGGTACGGCCAGGTGCTGTTCAACTCGACCTTCAAGACGCCCAAGGGCCGGATAGCGGCGGCCGCTCCCCTGAAGTTCGCCGGTGACACCAAGAACTACACCGGCAACGTCGGCGGCGGCCTGTGGTTCGTCTCCTCGCACAGCAAGAACCTCGAGGCGGCCTCCGACCTGGTGACCTGGATGACCACCTCCAACGACTACCAGGCCACCGCCGGCACCTACCCCGCCTACAAGACGGCCGCCACCGCCTGGCTCGCCAACCAGGCCACGACCGGCTACTTCGCCGGTGACATCGGCCCCGTCTTCCAGCAGGCCGCCGAGCTGGTGTGGCCGGGCTGGTCCGCGACCCAGTACAGCCAGGAAGCCATCTACGCCTCCACCGTCGTCCCCGCCCTCAACTCGGGGAAGTCGCTCACCGACACGCTCGGTACCTGGCAGACCGCCATCTCCGACAAGGCCAAGTCCCTCGGCTACACCGTCGGGCAGTGAGGTGACCCCATGACCGCCACCTCCGCCGCCTCCACCACCTCTCCCCTCCCCGCCGACCGGCCGAAGCGCGGCGACCGCAGCGCCCGCAACCCTCTCGGCCGCGCCGGATACCTCTTCGTCTCCGGTTACGTCGTCCTGCTGCTCGCGTTCGGGGTCCTGCCCACCGGGTACGCGGTCTGGCTGGCCCTGTCCAACTCCCGTGGCCAGTACGTCGGACTGGGCAACTTCACCCGTACCTTCGCCGACTACCGCTTCGGTCCGGCCTTCGCGCACATCGGGCTGTACCTGCTGGTCTGGCTGGTCGCGCTGATGATCTTCGTCGTGCTGCTCGCGTTGATGCTGCACGGCAGGATGCGCCGGACCTCCTCCGCCCTGCGCTTCCTCTTCTATCTGCCCGGGGCGCTCGCCGGGGTGGCGAGCGTGCTGCTGTGGCTCGTCCTCCTCGACCCGGCCTCCAGCCCGGTCGGATGGTTCCTCGAAGCCTTCGGCTGGCACACCTTCGCCCAGGTCATCGCCCCCGGCCATCTGCCGGTCCTCTTCACGGTCATCGCCTTCTGGACCGGGGCCGGCGGCTGGATCGTGATCATGTACGGGGCGCTCAACAACATCCCCGACGAGATCCTGGAGGCGGCCCGCATCGACGGTGCGAGCACGCTGCAGATCGCGCTGCGCATCCAGATCCCGATGCTCACCAAGTGGATCGCGTACATGCTGATCCTCGCCTTCGCGGCGGGCACCCAGCTCTTCGTCGAACCCCAACTGGTCTCCACCGCGAGCTGGGGCATGATCCCCGACAGCTGGTCCCCCAACCAGCTCTCCTACCAGTACGCCTTCCAGGCGGGCGACTTCAACGGCGCGGCGGCGCTCTCCGTCGACCTGCTCCTCCTCGGGCTCGGCTGCGCGGCACTCGTCGTCTTCCGGGCCGGGCTGTTCGACCGGGACTGAAAGGCCGCGCCATGACGCTCACCTCCTCCGCCGACCGGTCCCGGCGGCGCACGGCCACAGGGCCGCCCCGCACAGGGTCCGGCCGTCCCACCGCGCCGGGGCGGCGGACCCCTCCGAAGAGCCTGGCCGCCCGCGCCGCGTGGATCATCGTCCTGGGTTTCTTCCTGCTGTTCTTCGTGCTGCCGGTGGTCTGGCTGCTGCTCGCCCCGGCCAAGAGCGACGGCCAGATCCTGCGCGGCGCCCCGTTCTCCCTCGGCTCCCTGGACGGGCTCGCCGACACCTGGCACAACCTGTACGGCTTCCAGGACGGGGTCATCCTCGACTGGCTGAAGAACTCCGCCCTCTACACCTTCGGCGCGCTGGTCATCACCCTCGTCACCGGCATCCCCGCCGGATACGGGCTTGCGCTCACCCGGTTCATCGGCCGCCGGCTGCTGCTGACCATCACGCTGCTGGTGATGCTGATGCCGTCGGCCGCCCTGGTCCTGCCGCTGTACCTGGAGGTCAACGCCGTCCACCTGGACGGCACGATCTGGTCGGTGATCCTGCCCTTCTCGTTCTTCCCGTTCGGGGTCTACCTCACCTACATCTACTTCTCCTCCAACATCCCGGCCGATCTGCTGGCCGCCGCGCGGATCGACGGCTGCTCGGAGTGGCAGGTCTTCCGGCTCGTCGCGATGCCGCTGGCCAAGCCGGTCATCGCACTGGTCGGCTTCTTCAACTTCGTCGGCAACTGGAACAACTTCTTCCTGCCGTTCGTGATGCTGCCCGACAGTTCCCAGTACCCGGCGCAGGTGGGACTGAGCAACCTGCTCACCTCGTCGTCGGTCTTCAACACCTCCGCGGGCGTCGGCAACCAGATCATGCGCCCGGAACTGGCCCTCGCCGCCCTGATCACCGTCGTCCCCGTCCTCGTCGTCTTCCTCTTCTCCCAACGCGCCCTGGTCTCCGGCATGTTGGCGGGCGCGACGAAGGAGTGACGGGTCCGGGGTGCCCGAGGGGCGTCCGTCGGGCACCGGCAGTGACTTGAAGCGTGGGCAAGACCAGGCTGGCGCTGGAGGTGGCCGCGGCGTCCTGCGACCGGTTCGCGGACGGGGCGTGGGTGGTGGACCTGACCGCGGTCCGGGTGCCGTCGGCGGTCGCGGACGCGGTGGCGGTCGCCCTGGGGATGCCGGATCTGGGCACCCGGCCCGTCCTGGACCAGCTCGCGGGATATCTGGCCGGGCGGCACGCGCTGATCGTGCTGGACAACTGCGAGCATCTCGTCGACACCTGCGCCGAGCTGGCCAAGACGCTGCTGTCGGCCGCCGCCGAGCTGCGCGTGGCCGCCGAGGTGTACGGCCCCGAGCCCGCCGTACGCGACACCGAGCCGGTCGCCTGAAGCCGGCGGCAGCCTGGTGCCTGAACGCCGCCGGTCGTCGTCAGTGTTCCGTCGGCCGGTGTTCCGTCGGTCGTCCCCGGTGCGGGCTGCGGGGATCGGCGACGAGGGCGTCGATCTCGGCGAACCAGTGGGCGCGGACGTCCGCGCCGTCGCCGTCGGGGAACCAGGCGTGCTCCAGCGAACGCTTCGCGGCGGCGCCCAGTTGGTCGTTCGACCACTCGAGAGCGTTGGCCATGAGCGCGTAGTCCTGGGCGAGGTCGGTGTGGAACAGCTCCGGGTCGTCGGTGCCGATCACCAGCGGTACGCCGCTGTCGTCGAGGATGCGCCAGGCGTCGACGTACCGGGTCCGGGAGACCAGTCCGCCGAGTGCGTACGCGGTGGGCGTGAACGTCATCGGCGTACGGGCGGCCCGGAGGCGGCGCAGTGCCTCCGGGTCGTCGACACCCATCCAGCCGTGGTCGAGGCGGTCGAGACCGAGGTCGAGCGCGGCCGTGACGTCCTCGATCACGTCGACGTGGCCGGTGAGCCGGTAGCCCTCGCCCCGGGCCCGCTCGTAGGCCGGCGCCAGGGCCTCGAACGGGACGGTCTGGTGGTCGCCGTCGTTGCCGTAGCCGAGGATCGGCACACCCTTGTCGCGCAGTCCGGCGGTCTGCTCGACCATGTCGAGCGCGCCCTGCGGTCCGCCGAAGCGGTGCAGCTCGATGATGATGCCGCCGGTGAGCC
The Streptomyces sp. NBC_01485 genome window above contains:
- a CDS encoding ABC transporter substrate-binding protein; this translates as MCLLSLAGCASADPTPAASGPAGKFSPAPQKTGSEITVWADATRVPGVEAYQKAHPDVKLKIVTYSGDANGANDLQTKVQLFDRTGSGWPDVAFTANVNDGTWASQGRTPYAAPVSQDIIPKTTLDGFADGALDPCVFNGSTYCVRNDLAQNVLWYDKKLMDSFGYAVPTTWEEYQALGEKVAKEHPGYLVGTAGDSYAPEVYFWASQCPASTVSGGKKVTVNLEDPKCTRMAKLLDGLIAKGSVSKDTVFSAGFVKNQASKVLMLPGPSWYGQVLFNSTFKTPKGRIAAAAPLKFAGDTKNYTGNVGGGLWFVSSHSKNLEAASDLVTWMTTSNDYQATAGTYPAYKTAATAWLANQATTGYFAGDIGPVFQQAAELVWPGWSATQYSQEAIYASTVVPALNSGKSLTDTLGTWQTAISDKAKSLGYTVGQ
- a CDS encoding carbohydrate ABC transporter permease; translation: MTLTSSADRSRRRTATGPPRTGSGRPTAPGRRTPPKSLAARAAWIIVLGFFLLFFVLPVVWLLLAPAKSDGQILRGAPFSLGSLDGLADTWHNLYGFQDGVILDWLKNSALYTFGALVITLVTGIPAGYGLALTRFIGRRLLLTITLLVMLMPSAALVLPLYLEVNAVHLDGTIWSVILPFSFFPFGVYLTYIYFSSNIPADLLAAARIDGCSEWQVFRLVAMPLAKPVIALVGFFNFVGNWNNFFLPFVMLPDSSQYPAQVGLSNLLTSSSVFNTSAGVGNQIMRPELALAALITVVPVLVVFLFSQRALVSGMLAGATKE
- a CDS encoding enolase C-terminal domain-like protein; the protein is MRITDVASHPIRVPAADPPFVWRDGLRGSPPEGEAAVLHIRTDDGVEGVALSPRRGSAVLLADLLDRVLREELIGQDPLRREWLWHRMWELDRTEELPLYLLGLVDTALWDLAGRLAGRPTWEVLGGYRTAIPAYASTVTYSCVAEYLDIADQALELGYPAVKLHAWGDARRDAKLSVALREHVGDDVPLMFDGSAGFDLPDAVHLGHALSDAGYLWYEEPMREFSVTAYRRLADAVRVPLLVAETSDGAHMNSADFIQAGAATFGVRASTQLRGGFTGAMRTAHLADAFRLRAEVHGPEIPNRHLCMAISNTTYYESLVMGNPISRESGIDADGIVHAPTGPGVALPAGLDYPAVLRPFVDAETATPPKA
- a CDS encoding carbohydrate ABC transporter permease yields the protein MTATSAASTTSPLPADRPKRGDRSARNPLGRAGYLFVSGYVVLLLAFGVLPTGYAVWLALSNSRGQYVGLGNFTRTFADYRFGPAFAHIGLYLLVWLVALMIFVVLLALMLHGRMRRTSSALRFLFYLPGALAGVASVLLWLVLLDPASSPVGWFLEAFGWHTFAQVIAPGHLPVLFTVIAFWTGAGGWIVIMYGALNNIPDEILEAARIDGASTLQIALRIQIPMLTKWIAYMLILAFAAGTQLFVEPQLVSTASWGMIPDSWSPNQLSYQYAFQAGDFNGAAALSVDLLLLGLGCAALVVFRAGLFDRD
- a CDS encoding adenosine deaminase family protein codes for the protein MPSSGDPNATDEFPPMAREEERVVLARRLPKAELHMHQVGSLAPAELARLHRQSTGAGLSRAEADAAYDLRSLGKFFDDLDKAVRLWGDEALITEGVLRMIAGAYDRGVRHLELLCTPDLHRDEIGMEPDVLLRAVGEAFRVAGGELGLTGGIIIELHRFGGPQGALDMVEQTAGLRDKGVPILGYGNDGDHQTVPFEALAPAYERARGEGYRLTGHVDVIEDVTAALDLGLDRLDHGWMGVDDPEALRRLRAARTPMTFTPTAYALGGLVSRTRYVDAWRILDDSGVPLVIGTDDPELFHTDLAQDYALMANALEWSNDQLGAAAKRSLEHAWFPDGDGADVRAHWFAEIDALVADPRSPHRGRPTEHRPTEH